The Echinicola rosea genome has a segment encoding these proteins:
- the prmA gene encoding 50S ribosomal protein L11 methyltransferase, which yields MEYLEFKISCSQEFSEILMAELSEIGFDSFLETDNGVDAYIQEDLFDRENFQEVIGRYQQLASISLIEGKMPKVNWNEEWEKHYDPISIGNEVYVRASFHAPREDVNYDILINPKMSFGTGHHATTYLMLSHQLEVPHEGKSMIDIGSGTGILAIMAYKLGAKNIEAFDIDNWCVENGNENFELNGMDQVKMGHGTIREVNPKGPFDIVMANINKNVLLDEMEVYVSLMKPDAKLFLSGFYEHDIPDLQYRAESLGLHLKGQKVKDNWAAIVFEKS from the coding sequence ATGGAATACCTCGAGTTTAAAATTTCCTGTTCACAAGAATTTTCGGAAATCCTCATGGCCGAATTGAGTGAAATCGGCTTTGACTCTTTTTTGGAAACTGACAATGGTGTAGATGCTTATATCCAGGAAGACCTTTTTGATCGGGAGAATTTCCAGGAAGTAATTGGCCGCTATCAGCAATTGGCCAGCATTTCACTTATCGAAGGCAAAATGCCCAAAGTCAATTGGAATGAGGAATGGGAAAAACACTACGACCCTATATCCATTGGCAATGAAGTATATGTCAGGGCCTCCTTTCATGCACCAAGGGAAGATGTCAACTACGACATCCTGATCAATCCAAAAATGTCCTTCGGTACAGGCCACCATGCCACCACCTACCTGATGCTTTCCCATCAGCTGGAAGTGCCGCATGAAGGCAAAAGCATGATTGACATTGGCTCTGGAACGGGGATCTTAGCCATCATGGCCTACAAACTGGGTGCTAAAAATATTGAAGCTTTTGATATCGACAATTGGTGTGTGGAAAACGGTAATGAAAACTTCGAGCTTAACGGCATGGATCAAGTGAAAATGGGCCATGGCACCATTCGTGAAGTAAATCCCAAAGGGCCATTTGACATCGTCATGGCCAATATCAACAAAAATGTGCTTTTGGACGAAATGGAGGTGTATGTTTCCTTGATGAAACCGGACGCCAAACTTTTTCTTAGTGGTTTTTATGAGCACGACATACCCGATCTCCAGTACCGGGCGGAATCCCTTGGCCTTCACCTGAAAGGTCAAAAAGTGAAAGACAATTGGGCGGCGATTGTTTTTGAAAAAAGCTAG
- a CDS encoding patatin-like phospholipase family protein produces MGKKTVSLVLSSGGARGLAHIGVIEALEEEGYTINAIAGCSMGALIGGIYARGKLQAYKDWICHLDRIDVFSLMDFTISTRGFIKGNKVFQAVEALVGDELIENLPIPFACNAVNILSGEEVTFSQGSLFQAIRASAAIPTVFKPYMIGHEEFVDGALLNPIPVDLAKDYESDLLIASDVNAPVACLVREHQAQKDGKPLITVPQWVTEYRTKMSKFFPQERKEKPKSPSFLDLMNLSFEMMQDRLSDYILQAHTVDAVVQMSRRQCGTFEFYRAKEIIEVGKDLTHATLKQLDP; encoded by the coding sequence ATGGGCAAAAAAACAGTTTCACTCGTGCTTTCAAGTGGTGGTGCCCGAGGATTGGCACATATCGGGGTGATCGAGGCATTGGAGGAGGAGGGCTATACCATCAATGCCATTGCTGGCTGTTCCATGGGGGCATTGATCGGGGGAATTTATGCCCGCGGTAAGCTTCAGGCATACAAGGATTGGATCTGCCATTTGGATAGGATCGATGTGTTTTCATTAATGGATTTCACGATTTCCACCCGTGGTTTTATCAAGGGAAATAAAGTTTTCCAAGCGGTGGAAGCACTGGTGGGCGATGAGCTGATCGAAAACCTGCCCATCCCCTTTGCTTGCAATGCGGTCAACATTTTGTCTGGTGAGGAAGTCACTTTCAGCCAAGGGAGTTTGTTTCAGGCGATTCGTGCCTCCGCAGCAATTCCGACGGTTTTTAAGCCCTATATGATCGGTCACGAGGAGTTTGTGGACGGTGCTCTACTGAACCCCATTCCGGTTGATTTGGCCAAGGACTATGAAAGTGATCTGCTGATCGCTTCCGATGTCAACGCACCCGTTGCCTGCCTGGTCCGAGAGCATCAGGCCCAAAAAGATGGCAAACCACTGATCACCGTACCACAATGGGTCACGGAATACCGCACAAAAATGAGCAAATTTTTTCCCCAAGAACGGAAAGAAAAACCCAAAAGCCCTAGCTTCCTGGATCTGATGAACCTATCCTTTGAGATGATGCAGGACCGGCTTTCTGATTATATCCTTCAGGCGCATACCGTGGATGCGGTGGTACAAATGTCCAGGAGGCAATGCGGCACCTTTGAATTTTACAGGGCCAAGGAAATTATCGAAGTGGGCAAAGACCTTACCCATGCCACCCTAAAGCAGCTCGATCCATGA